The DNA region GACCTCGACGACACCGCCGTGGTGGTGATGGCAATGGACCGGGCCATGCACCAGCACGGCCTCGTCGCCGGCATGCCGGACTACAAGGCCTCGATCGCCCGCGCCCGCGAATGGGTCGAGGGGCTGCAGTCCGAGGACGGTGGCTGGGCGGCGTTCGACGCCGACAACAACCACATGTACCTCAACCACATCCCGTTCTCGGATCACGGCGCGCTGCTCGATCCGCCGACCGCGGACGTCACCGCCCGCGTGGTCGGGATGCTGTCCCAGCTCGGCGAGACCCGGGAGACCTCCCGCGCCCTCGACCGCGGCGTGAACTACCTCCTGAACGACCAGGAGGAGGACGGCTCGTGGTACGGCCGCTGGGGCATGAACTTCATCTACGGCACGTGGTCGGTGCTCTGCGCCCTCAACGCCGCCGGGGTGGACCCGGCCGATCCGCGCATCCAGAAGGCCGCGTCCTGGCTGATCCGGATCCAGAACCCGGATGGCGGCTGGGGTGAGGACGCCTCCTCGTACAAGATCGACCCGGCCTTCGAGCCCGGCTCGTCCACCGCCTCGCAGACCGCCTGGGCGCTCCTCGCCCTGATGGCGGCCGGCGCGGTCGACGATCCGGCCGTGACACGGGGCATCAACTTCCTGACCCGCACGCAGGGCGCGGACGGGTTCTGGAAGGAGGAGCGCTACACCGCCACGGGCTTCCCGCGGGTCTTCTACCTGCGGTACCATGGCTACCCGAAGTTCTTCCCGCTCTGGGCGATGGCGCGATTCCGCAACCTCAAGCGTGGCAACAGCCGCCGCGTCCAGTTCGGCATGTGACGTCCGCCGACGTCCTGGGGCCGGCCCGACGGGCCGGCTCCGCTCCGCCGGATCGCAGCGCGTTCGAGCGTCCCGACAGCCGATCCGCGAGCCCCGGTACCCGACACGTGGCCTCCTCAGACAGCGATCCCGCGGGACCGGACGCGCCACCCCCCGCGCCGGATCCGGCCCGGACCCCGCCCCGGCGCTCGCGCCTGCTTGCGGACCTCGCCGGACTCGTCCACGAGCGCGCCATGATCGATCCCGCCGCACCCGTCCTGGCCGTCACCGGCCTCGCCCGCGAGCGCCGCATGGCGGCGGGGGAGGGGGTCGAGGCGGTGGGGGCCGGCGGCAATCCCCACCGGCTCCGCCAGCTCCTCGAGGCCCGCACCCCGCCCGGCTGCCGGGCGGTGATCAGCTTCGGCATCGCGGGCGGCCTCGATCCCTCGCTCAGGCCCGGGGACGTCGTGGTCGGCACCGGCGTGGTGAGCGAGGATGGGCGGCGCGCCGCCGATCTCGACCTCTCCGCCACGCTCCTCAACATCCTGTCCGGCGTCGGGCCGCGGGTGATCCCGGCGGATCTGGCGGGCGTCGACACCGCGGTTCTCGCGGTCGACGGCAAGACGGACCTGCGGACCACCACCGGCGCCGCGGCCGTCGACATGGAATCGCACGTGGCCGCGTCCTTCGCGGGCCGGCACGGCCTGCCCTTCGCGGCCGTGCGCGTGATCTGCGATCCGGCCGACCAGGCCCTGCCGGCCTTCGCGGCCTCGGCGCTCACGCCGGACGGCGAGCCCGACATCGCCGCCGTGTTCTTCGCCTTCGCGCGCGGCCGGGCGCGCCTCGGAGACCTGATGCGCCTCGCCCGGGACTCCAACGCCGCCTTCGCGGCGCTCGGACGGTGCCGGACGCGGCTCGGGCCGGGATTGGGCATACCGGCCCCGGGGCACTGAGACGCGCAGGCGCCGTCGGGCGGGCCACGAAAAAGCGCCGGCCTGCACGGCCGGCGCGAGTCAAAGGTCACCACGAGACGGCGCGGGGCGGACCCCGCGCCGGGAGAGGCCGGCCTCAGCCGGCCTTCTTGTTGAGCGAGACGGCCACGAACCGGGTCTGGCCCTTGCCGCTCTTCACCCGCATCAGCACGGCCTTGCGCCCGCTCGACTCGGCCGCCCGGATCTGCGTCGCCACGTCCGCCGGACGGGACACGCTCTGGCCGCCGACGTCGAGGATCACGTCGCCCGCCTCGATGCCCTTGGCGGCCGCCGGGCCGTCGGGATCGACCTGGACCACCGCGACGCCCTGATCCGACAGACCGACATCGCCGGCCGGGGCGAGCTGCAGGCCGAGCCGCGGCTGGCCGTTGCCAGAGTCGTCGTCGCGGCTCGCCATCTTGGTGCCGTCGGTCGGCATCGCGCCGAGCGTCACCGTGGCGGTGTCGGCCTTGCCACCGCGCAGGTAGCTCAGCTCGACCTTGGCGCCCGGCTTCAGGCCGGCGATCTTGCGCGACAGCTCGCGGGCGCTGTCCACCGTGTCGCCGTTGACCTTCTCGATCACGTCACCCGCCTTCAGGCCGGCCTTGGCCGCCGGGGTACCGTTCTCGGCGTGGTCGACGAGGGCGCCCTTGGCCTTGTCGAGGCCGAGACCCTCGGCGATGTCCTGCGTCACGGGCTGGATCTGGACGCCCAGGTAGCCGCGGGCGACCTTGCCGTCGGTGCGGAGCTGGTCGACCACCGCCTGGACGGTCTCGGCGGGGATCGCGAAGGCGAGGCCGACGCTGCCGCCCGACGGGGACGCGATGGCGGTGTTCACGCCGACCACCTCGCCGTTGACGTTGAAGGTCGGGCCGCCCGAGTTGCCCTTGTTGATGGGCGCGTCGATCTGCAGGAAGTCGTCGTAGGGGCCGGCGCCGATGTCGCGGCCGCGGGCCGAGACGATGCCGGCGGTCACGGTGCCGCCGAGGCCGAACGGGTTACCGATCGCCACCACCCAGTCGCCGACCTGGGGCGCCGACTTGCCGAACTGCACGTACGGGAAGTTCGAGCCCTCGGTGATCTTCAGCAGGGCGACGTCCGTCTTGGCGTCCTTGCCGATGACCTTCGCGTCGAGGGTGCGGCCGTCGTCCAGCGTCACCTGCACGGTCTTGGCATGGTCGACCACGTGGTTGTTGGTGACAACGTAGCCGTCGGCCGAGATGATGAAGCCGGAGCCGACCGCGCCGCGCGGACCCTGATGCTGGGGCTGCATGCCGCTGGGGCCGTTCTGGCCGAAGCGCTTGAAGAACTCGCGCAGCTGCGGCGGCACGTTCTGGAGGTTGCGCCCCTGGCTCGGGCCGTCGTCGTCGTCGCTGCTCGCCGAGTCGTCGAGCTTCACCTTCACCGAGACGACGCCCGGCTTCACCTTGCTGACGATGCCGGCGAACGAGCCCGGCGGGTGCTCGGGGGCCTCGATCGGCGACTTGGGCAGAGCCTGCGCGAAGGCCGGGGTCGCGGCCGGCAGATAGCCGCTGCCGATGGCACCGCCGGCGATCAGCGCGGCGGCCGCCACGGAGGCGAGGGCGCGGCGCGAGGTGCGGCCAGTGGGACGGGTCTCGGTCATGGGGGGTCTCAACCTCTCGGGACTGATCGGGACGACGCCGGCGGTCGCGGCCGTCGACGGGATCTGTCTAAGGGGCGGCGCCTGACCCGGGCGTGGCGATCAAATTACCGTTTGGACAGGTGGCCCAGCGGTCGCGGAGCCCCATCGCGATCCGGGCGGTCGGCATCGGTCGCGCGCGATCGGAACAGCGCGCCTCCTCCGTGCGGCCTGGGGCAGCTTCAGGCTTGTGCTGTCCGACACTGCGATTTCCGCGAGTCGACCTAAAATCCCGCTCAGTTCAGCGGGCCGGCGAGAACTTCGGTGCTGTTAGACGCCCGCGTACGAGAGGAGGAGATTGCAATGAAGACGCTGATCGCGGCCGCCGCGTTCTTCGGGTCAACTGTCGGCGCGCTGGCGATCGACTCGTACGCGGATTACCGTGACTACTTCGACGCGAAGCCTGTCGCCGCAGATCACGCGCAGCGCGGCGTTTCCAAGAGGACGTACGGCGTCGATACGCGCCGCCCCGGCGATGATGGCGCCGCGAAGTCTGCGACCAACCTTCGGCCCGGCTACTGGAACCAGGCCGGCGGCTACGTTCCGCCGGACTATTCCACGCATCCGCCGGGCGCCTCGCAGGACGGGTTCTGGAGCCCGAACGACGCGGCGGCCGCCAATTGGGCCGGGCCGCGGGCGTTCACCGGCACCCTCGGCACCCGCCGGTGACCCCCGATGACGGGTCGGAGTACCGCCGGGCGGGCGCTCAGTCCCCGCTGAGCCGGACCAGAGCTTCCTCGATCTTCGCCAGCCGCGCCGACTCGCTCTCGCGACGCTCGCGGTTCTCCTCGATGATCTCCTCGGGCGCCCGGGCCACGAAGTCGGCGTTGCCGAGCTTGGCGTCGATCTTCTTGATCTCGCCCTGGGCCTTGCCCTGCTCCTTCTTCAGGCGCGCGACCTCGGCCGCGAGGTCGACCACGCCTTCCAGCGGCAGGGCGGCGACGCTGCCGCGCACCAGGAGCTGCACCGAGTTCTTCGGCGGCGTCTCCGCGAAGGTGATCTCCGACAGCCGGGCGAGGCGCAGGAGCGTGTCCCGCCACGCCTCCACCCGCGCCCGGATCTCCGGGGCGGCGCCGACCATCGCCAGCGGGATCTGCGCGCCGGCCGGGACATTGGTCTCGGATCGCGCCGAGCGGATCTGGCTGACGAGATCGACCACGAACCCGACTTCGGCCTCCGCGGCCGCGTCGGCGAGGCCGCCGAGGTCCGGCCAGGAGGCCAGGGTCAGCAGGCCGCGCTCCGGCAGGTCGGCGCCCTTGATGGCCCACAGCTCCTCCGTGAGGAACGGCATGAACGGGTGCAGCAGCTTGGCGACCTGATCGATCAGGAACGCCACGCTCGCCTGCGTCTCGGCCCGGATCGCGGGATCGACGCCCTCGCCCTGGAGCACGGGCTTGGCGAGCTCGAGATACCAGTCGCAGAAGATGTTCCAGACGAAGCGGTAGGCCGCCGCCGCCGCGTCGTTGAAGCGGAAGGCCTCGAGGGCGCCCGCGACCTCGTCGACCGCGCGGGCCGCCTCGGTGAGCGCCCAGCGGTTGATCGCGCCGGTGGCGGAGCGTGGGTCGAAGGCCGGATCCAGGCGGCAGCCGTTCAGCTCGGCGAAGCGGGCGGCGTTCCAGAGCTTGGTCGCGAAGTTGCGGTAGCCCTGGACCCGGTCGGTGGACAGCTTGATGTCGCGGCCCTGGACGGCCAGCGCGCAGAGGGTGAAGCGCAGGACGTCGGCGCCGACCTGATCGATCAGCTCCAGGGGGTCGACGACGTTGCCCTTCGACTTCGACATCTTCGCGCCCGACGCGTCCCGCACCAGGGTGTGCAGGTAGACCGTGTCGAAGGGCATCCGGTCGGTGAGGTGCAGGCCCATCATCATCATCCGGGCGACCCAGAAGAACAGGATGTCCTTGCCGGTCACCAGGGTGTTGGTCGGGTAGTAGCGGGCGAGTTCCGGCGTCGAATCCGGCCAGCCCAGCGTCGAGAACGGCCAGAGCGCCGAGGAGAACCACGTGTCGAGGACGTCCGCGTCGCGGGTGAGGGCGACGGGCCGGCCGTGCCGCGCCTCGGCCGCGGCCAGCGCCTCGGCCTCGCTCTCGGCCACGAAGATGCCGCCCGCGTCGTCGTACCAGACCGGGATCTGGTGGCCCCACCAGAGCTGGCGCGAGATGCACCACGGCTCGATGTTGGTGAGCCACTGGAAGAAGATCTTCTCGTAGTTCTCGGGCACGAACTTGGTCTGCCCGTCGCGCACCGCCTGCAGGGCGCGCTCCGCGAGCGGCTTGACGTTCACGTACCACTGGTCGGTCAGGTAGGGCTCGATGACCGCGCCCGACCGGTCGCCGTGCGGGACCGCGTGCGTGTTCGGCTCGATCGCGCGC from Methylobacterium sp. NMS14P includes:
- a CDS encoding phosphorylase, which produces MIDPAAPVLAVTGLARERRMAAGEGVEAVGAGGNPHRLRQLLEARTPPGCRAVISFGIAGGLDPSLRPGDVVVGTGVVSEDGRRAADLDLSATLLNILSGVGPRVIPADLAGVDTAVLAVDGKTDLRTTTGAAAVDMESHVAASFAGRHGLPFAAVRVICDPADQALPAFAASALTPDGEPDIAAVFFAFARGRARLGDLMRLARDSNAAFAALGRCRTRLGPGLGIPAPGH
- a CDS encoding Do family serine endopeptidase → MTETRPTGRTSRRALASVAAAALIAGGAIGSGYLPAATPAFAQALPKSPIEAPEHPPGSFAGIVSKVKPGVVSVKVKLDDSASSDDDDGPSQGRNLQNVPPQLREFFKRFGQNGPSGMQPQHQGPRGAVGSGFIISADGYVVTNNHVVDHAKTVQVTLDDGRTLDAKVIGKDAKTDVALLKITEGSNFPYVQFGKSAPQVGDWVVAIGNPFGLGGTVTAGIVSARGRDIGAGPYDDFLQIDAPINKGNSGGPTFNVNGEVVGVNTAIASPSGGSVGLAFAIPAETVQAVVDQLRTDGKVARGYLGVQIQPVTQDIAEGLGLDKAKGALVDHAENGTPAAKAGLKAGDVIEKVNGDTVDSARELSRKIAGLKPGAKVELSYLRGGKADTATVTLGAMPTDGTKMASRDDDSGNGQPRLGLQLAPAGDVGLSDQGVAVVQVDPDGPAAAKGIEAGDVILDVGGQSVSRPADVATQIRAAESSGRKAVLMRVKSGKGQTRFVAVSLNKKAG
- a CDS encoding valine--tRNA ligase: MMDKTFEPTSVEARISAAWAEADAFRAGRPERAGAPPYCIVIPPPNVTGSLHMGHALNNTLQDILCRFERMRGKDVLWQPGTDHAGIATQMVVERRMMERQEPGRREIGRAAFVEKVWAWKAESGGAIVNQLKRLGASCDWSRERFTMDDGLSRAVLKTFVDLHRQGLIYRDKRLVNWDPKFQTAISDLEVQQIETKGHLWHFDYPVVDEAGNETGDVITVATTRPETMLGDTGVAVHPEDARYTALVGKRVRLPLVGRLIPIVADTYSDPEKGTGAVKITPAHDFNDFDVGRRQGLGLINVLDPEGGMLLDGNADFLDGTSPDPEALALHGLDRAQARKAVVALMEARGRLRAIEPNTHAVPHGDRSGAVIEPYLTDQWYVNVKPLAERALQAVRDGQTKFVPENYEKIFFQWLTNIEPWCISRQLWWGHQIPVWYDDAGGIFVAESEAEALAAAEARHGRPVALTRDADVLDTWFSSALWPFSTLGWPDSTPELARYYPTNTLVTGKDILFFWVARMMMMGLHLTDRMPFDTVYLHTLVRDASGAKMSKSKGNVVDPLELIDQVGADVLRFTLCALAVQGRDIKLSTDRVQGYRNFATKLWNAARFAELNGCRLDPAFDPRSATGAINRWALTEAARAVDEVAGALEAFRFNDAAAAAYRFVWNIFCDWYLELAKPVLQGEGVDPAIRAETQASVAFLIDQVAKLLHPFMPFLTEELWAIKGADLPERGLLTLASWPDLGGLADAAAEAEVGFVVDLVSQIRSARSETNVPAGAQIPLAMVGAAPEIRARVEAWRDTLLRLARLSEITFAETPPKNSVQLLVRGSVAALPLEGVVDLAAEVARLKKEQGKAQGEIKKIDAKLGNADFVARAPEEIIEENRERRESESARLAKIEEALVRLSGD